The Methylacidimicrobium sp. B4 genome contains a region encoding:
- a CDS encoding IS256 family transposase — protein MVMRVETNPLEAAYAVLLEHGLDGAGEALRILVNEAAKIERVEFLGARPYERTAARRDWANGYKPKTVLTKLGELTFEVPQVRSGDFYPSALEKGTRTDQAVNLALAEMYVQGVSTRRVIDVLQRLLGPEIKLSSAQVSRAAARLDEGLKAWRERPLGEVPYLFLDARYEKVRLEGRIVDCAVLIAVGIEATGKRRVLGCEVATSEAEINWRRFLESLLARGLKGVKLIVADDHAGLKAARRAVLPSVPWQRCQFHLQQNAGQFVTRQEAKKTVARQLRTIFNAPDRSEAQRLLREALAQWRTEHPKLGEWAEEAIPESLTVFDFPVEHRVRLRTTNGLERINRELRRRTRVASIFPNPESCLRLISALLAELDDEWMTGKVYLNPNP, from the coding sequence ATGGTAATGCGAGTCGAAACAAACCCTTTGGAAGCAGCCTATGCGGTGCTACTCGAGCATGGGCTGGATGGCGCAGGCGAAGCCTTGCGCATTTTGGTGAATGAAGCGGCCAAAATTGAACGGGTCGAGTTTCTCGGCGCCAGGCCCTACGAGCGCACCGCAGCCCGGCGCGACTGGGCCAACGGTTATAAGCCCAAGACGGTGCTGACCAAGCTGGGCGAGCTCACCTTCGAGGTACCGCAAGTGCGTTCTGGCGACTTCTATCCTTCTGCGCTCGAGAAAGGCACCCGCACCGATCAGGCGGTGAATCTGGCCTTGGCCGAGATGTACGTCCAGGGCGTCTCCACCCGGCGGGTGATCGACGTGTTGCAGCGGCTCTTGGGGCCGGAGATCAAGCTTTCTTCAGCCCAGGTCAGTCGCGCTGCCGCCAGACTCGATGAAGGGCTCAAGGCCTGGCGGGAACGCCCGTTGGGCGAGGTGCCTTATCTCTTTCTGGACGCCCGCTATGAGAAGGTGCGCCTGGAAGGACGGATCGTCGATTGCGCGGTACTGATTGCAGTGGGTATCGAGGCAACGGGCAAGCGCCGGGTGCTGGGCTGCGAGGTGGCTACATCGGAAGCGGAGATCAACTGGCGCCGCTTCCTGGAAAGCCTCCTTGCCCGTGGATTGAAGGGGGTCAAGCTCATCGTTGCCGACGACCACGCGGGACTGAAGGCCGCGCGCCGTGCAGTGTTGCCTTCCGTGCCCTGGCAGCGCTGCCAGTTCCACCTGCAGCAAAACGCCGGTCAGTTTGTCACGCGCCAAGAAGCGAAGAAGACCGTTGCCCGGCAGCTGCGCACGATCTTCAATGCGCCGGATCGAAGCGAGGCCCAGCGGCTGTTACGGGAGGCGCTTGCGCAATGGCGCACGGAGCATCCCAAGCTCGGGGAGTGGGCTGAGGAAGCCATACCAGAAAGCCTGACCGTCTTCGACTTCCCTGTCGAGCACCGCGTGCGGCTGCGCACCACCAACGGCCTGGAGCGCATCAACCGGGAACTCAGACGCCGCACCCGGGTGGCAAGCATCTTCCCCAATCCCGAATCGTGCCTGCGGCTCATTTCCGCCCTGCTGGCCGAACTCGACGACGAGTGGATGACCGGCAAGGTCTATCTCAACCCCAACCCGTAA
- the rfbB gene encoding dTDP-glucose 4,6-dehydratase, with amino-acid sequence MEQTGRWLVTGGAGFIGSNFLHLLFQEGPRPERAVTLDKLAYAGRRENLTGLPDASHEFVQGEIGDRALVGHLLRENRIEAIVHFAAETHVDRSIESAEPFVDTNVVGSWRLLESAWSYWRELRGKERERFRFLHVSTDEVYGSLDREEAPTREGAPYDPSSPYSASKAASDHFVRAYAKTFGFPAMVTHCSNNYGPRQFPEKMIPLMILNLLEEKPLPVYGDGRNRRDWLYVEDHCRALREVLLRGKPGETYHIGSGASCSNRELVEQLCDLMGEIQPLRSDRSYRDRITYVSDRPGHDFRYEVDSSKIRQQLGWKPQETLEDGLRKTIAWYRENGAWCEGVRRDGFGRERLGVLRG; translated from the coding sequence ATGGAGCAAACGGGTCGTTGGCTGGTAACGGGTGGGGCCGGATTCATCGGGTCGAACTTCCTCCATCTTCTTTTTCAGGAGGGACCGCGACCGGAGAGGGCGGTGACGCTCGACAAGCTCGCTTACGCGGGAAGAAGGGAGAACCTGACCGGTCTCCCCGATGCAAGCCATGAGTTCGTGCAGGGCGAGATTGGGGATCGAGCGCTCGTCGGCCATCTCTTGCGGGAGAATCGGATCGAAGCCATCGTCCACTTTGCGGCCGAAACCCATGTCGATCGGTCGATCGAGAGCGCAGAGCCCTTCGTCGACACCAATGTCGTCGGATCCTGGCGCCTCCTCGAATCGGCGTGGAGCTACTGGCGGGAGCTCCGAGGGAAAGAACGGGAGCGCTTTCGCTTTCTCCATGTCTCCACCGACGAAGTCTACGGGTCGCTCGATCGGGAGGAAGCGCCGACCCGGGAGGGAGCCCCATACGACCCATCGAGCCCTTACTCCGCGTCGAAGGCGGCGTCGGACCATTTCGTGCGGGCCTACGCCAAGACCTTCGGCTTCCCCGCCATGGTGACCCACTGCTCGAACAACTACGGGCCCCGGCAGTTCCCGGAGAAGATGATTCCGCTCATGATCCTCAACCTCTTGGAGGAAAAGCCGCTTCCGGTCTACGGGGATGGCCGCAATCGGCGGGACTGGCTCTACGTCGAGGATCACTGCCGGGCTCTCCGCGAGGTGCTCCTCCGGGGAAAGCCCGGAGAAACCTACCATATCGGCAGCGGCGCCAGCTGCTCGAACCGGGAGCTCGTGGAACAGCTCTGCGATCTGATGGGCGAGATCCAGCCCCTCCGCTCGGATCGATCCTACCGCGACCGGATCACCTACGTGAGCGACCGTCCTGGACATGACTTCCGCTACGAGGTCGATTCGAGCAAGATCCGGCAACAGCTGGGCTGGAAGCCGCAAGAAACCCTGGAAGACGGGCTTCGCAAAACGATCGCATGGTACCGGGAGAATGGGGCTTGGTGCGAGGGGGTCCGGAGGGACGGTTTTGGGCGGGAGCGGCTGGGAGTCCTTCGAGGCTGA
- a CDS encoding DegT/DnrJ/EryC1/StrS aminotransferase family protein: MRRIPLLDFGRTAPEERARLAEAFHRVLGSGQFILGEEVASFERECADFLGVTHAIGVSSGTDALLLSLAALGIGPGDEVICPAYTFFATAGSIARTGAKPVFADSCPGCWNLSPQEVVRKRTPKTRAMIPVHLFGQPAAMNPLLGLSQETGMALIEDAAQAFGARSEGAPVGGRGLLGCFSFFPTKNLGALGDAGLVTTRDEALAEKIRALRVHGSRVKYRHEWIGGNFRIDALQAAFLRARLPNVGAALEMRRRNAALYEEAFLRSGAAAPCPDPCCCHEEETAAPRGGYPVLLPRNARGEHTWNQYVIRYPADRDGLRQFLSEEGVQTEVYYPLPLHRQPCFLDKEREVEELPVAELLARESLALPIFPGLTPDEIRRVVDLIVRFALRPVRTA, from the coding sequence ATGAGGAGAATTCCTTTGCTCGACTTCGGACGGACCGCTCCGGAAGAAAGAGCGCGGCTGGCAGAAGCCTTTCACCGCGTGCTCGGAAGCGGACAGTTCATCCTGGGAGAGGAGGTGGCCTCCTTTGAGAGGGAGTGCGCGGATTTTCTGGGCGTGACACATGCGATCGGGGTCTCCTCTGGCACTGACGCGCTGCTCCTCTCGCTCGCGGCTCTGGGGATTGGTCCCGGCGATGAGGTCATCTGTCCGGCCTACACCTTTTTTGCCACGGCGGGCTCGATCGCCCGGACGGGGGCGAAGCCTGTCTTTGCCGACTCCTGCCCTGGCTGCTGGAATCTCTCTCCGCAGGAGGTCGTGCGGAAGCGGACTCCGAAGACCCGGGCGATGATTCCGGTCCATCTTTTCGGCCAGCCGGCGGCGATGAACCCGCTGCTTGGGCTGAGCCAGGAAACCGGCATGGCGCTGATCGAGGATGCGGCGCAAGCCTTTGGGGCCCGCTCCGAAGGCGCACCGGTGGGCGGAAGAGGACTCTTGGGCTGCTTTTCGTTCTTTCCGACGAAAAACCTGGGGGCCTTGGGCGACGCGGGCCTTGTCACGACGCGGGACGAAGCGCTCGCCGAAAAGATCCGCGCCCTCCGCGTTCACGGCTCCCGCGTCAAGTATCGGCACGAATGGATCGGAGGGAACTTTCGCATCGATGCCTTGCAAGCGGCGTTTCTTCGGGCGCGACTGCCGAACGTCGGCGCTGCGCTGGAGATGCGCCGGAGGAATGCCGCCCTTTATGAGGAGGCGTTTCTGAGGAGCGGTGCGGCCGCCCCTTGTCCCGATCCCTGCTGCTGCCACGAGGAGGAGACGGCGGCCCCGAGGGGTGGATACCCGGTTCTCTTACCGCGCAACGCTCGGGGCGAGCACACCTGGAACCAATACGTGATCCGCTATCCGGCGGACCGGGACGGCCTTCGCCAGTTCCTCTCGGAAGAAGGGGTGCAGACGGAGGTCTACTATCCCTTGCCGCTCCATCGGCAGCCCTGTTTTCTTGACAAGGAGCGAGAAGTCGAGGAGCTTCCGGTGGCCGAGCTTCTCGCCCGTGAGTCGCTCGCCCTTCCGATCTTTCCCGGCCTGACGCCCGACGAGATCCGCCGCGTGGTCGATCTCATCGTTCGTTTTGCCTTGCGCCCGGTCAGGACGGCGTAG
- a CDS encoding pyridoxamine 5'-phosphate oxidase family protein gives MGKRYAHLSTELIDFIVAQKLFFVATAAVEGRINLSPKGLDTFRVLSPSQVLWLNLTGSGNETAAHLREDGRITILFCAFEGPPRIVRLFGRGRAIHPRDSEWVALSRLFPPFAGARQIIDVSVDLVTTSCGFGIPFLRYERDRPTLPEWAEARGEEGIRRYWHEKNARTLDGKPTGIEP, from the coding sequence ATGGGCAAACGATACGCACACCTCTCCACGGAGCTGATCGACTTCATCGTCGCGCAGAAGCTCTTCTTCGTAGCGACCGCGGCCGTGGAAGGCCGGATCAACCTTTCGCCCAAAGGCTTGGACACCTTCCGCGTCCTCTCCCCTTCTCAGGTGCTCTGGCTCAATCTGACGGGGAGCGGGAACGAGACGGCCGCTCATCTCCGGGAAGACGGACGGATCACGATCCTCTTCTGCGCCTTTGAGGGTCCTCCGCGCATCGTCCGCCTTTTCGGCCGGGGGCGGGCGATCCATCCACGCGATTCCGAGTGGGTCGCTCTCTCCCGACTCTTCCCCCCGTTTGCAGGGGCGCGTCAGATCATCGACGTGAGTGTCGACCTGGTCACGACCTCCTGTGGCTTCGGCATTCCCTTCCTTCGGTATGAACGAGACCGGCCAACGCTTCCGGAGTGGGCGGAAGCCAGGGGGGAGGAAGGGATCCGCCGCTACTGGCACGAGAAGAACGCGCGCACGCTCGATGGAAAGCCGACGGGCATCGAGCCTTAG
- a CDS encoding metal-dependent hydrolase yields MSLFGRRLTGRVPFMEVTYYGHSCFGLEIGGTRLLFDPFLTGNPLASTLRAEEIPADYLFLSHGHADHIGDGPDIAKRTGALVVSSFEVAEWLLRQGVEGVYAMNLGGKKSWPFGVVHYVPAFHSSSLPDGGYGGPAGGFVIRAAEGTVYYAGDTALFGDMKLLGEMYHPIALAILPIGDTFTMGVEEAIRAAELLDCRNVMGVHYDTFEGIRIDRRAALEAFSRAELNLHLLPIGGTLIVPRAGRSSEGK; encoded by the coding sequence ATGTCCTTGTTTGGACGCCGGCTCACGGGTAGAGTGCCCTTCATGGAGGTCACCTACTACGGACATTCCTGCTTCGGGCTGGAAATCGGCGGGACGCGCCTGCTCTTCGATCCCTTTCTCACCGGTAACCCCCTCGCGTCGACTCTGCGCGCCGAAGAGATTCCCGCAGACTATCTCTTTCTTTCTCATGGGCATGCGGACCATATCGGCGATGGCCCCGACATCGCGAAGCGGACGGGGGCGCTCGTCGTGTCGAGCTTCGAAGTGGCGGAGTGGCTTCTCCGGCAAGGGGTCGAAGGTGTCTACGCCATGAATCTGGGTGGGAAGAAGAGCTGGCCGTTCGGAGTCGTCCATTACGTTCCCGCTTTCCATTCCAGCAGCCTTCCGGACGGCGGCTACGGCGGCCCGGCGGGGGGCTTCGTGATCCGCGCGGCCGAAGGGACGGTCTACTATGCCGGGGACACCGCTCTTTTCGGAGACATGAAGCTGCTGGGGGAGATGTATCATCCGATCGCTCTCGCCATTCTGCCGATCGGAGACACCTTTACCATGGGAGTGGAGGAGGCGATTCGGGCGGCGGAGCTTCTCGACTGCCGGAACGTGATGGGCGTTCACTACGACACCTTTGAGGGCATTCGGATCGACAGGCGCGCGGCGCTGGAGGCGTTTTCGCGGGCGGAGCTCAATCTCCATCTCCTGCCGATCGGGGGAACGCTGATCGTTCCGCGAGCCGGCCGCTCCTCGGAGGGGAAATGA
- the rfbA gene encoding glucose-1-phosphate thymidylyltransferase RfbA, producing MGERRGIVLAGGLGTRLYPATLSVSKQLLTIYDKPMIHYALSVLLLADIREILIISTPHDRPLFERLLGDGAALGLRFSYAEQPRPEGLAQAFVIGEKFLAGRPSCLVLGDNLLYGHSLSGTLGRISAASEGATIFAYRVSDPTAYGVVEFDESGRVLSLEEKPKRPKSAYAIPGLYFYDGRASEFARSLLPSARGELEITDLNRRYLAEGTLRVEQLGRGIAWLDTGTHDALADASAFVRAIEHRQGLKIACLEEIAWSKGWIDREAVLAQAGRMGSSAYGDYLRKLVEEEDRTAAGSL from the coding sequence ATGGGAGAGCGAAGAGGCATCGTACTCGCCGGGGGGCTCGGGACGCGTCTCTATCCAGCCACCCTTTCCGTAAGCAAGCAGCTCTTGACGATCTACGACAAGCCGATGATCCACTATGCCCTGTCGGTTCTCCTGCTCGCCGACATTCGCGAGATCTTGATCATCTCGACTCCGCACGATCGGCCTCTCTTTGAGCGGCTCCTGGGGGACGGAGCGGCGCTCGGCCTCCGCTTCTCCTACGCGGAGCAGCCGCGCCCGGAAGGGCTGGCGCAGGCCTTTGTGATCGGGGAGAAGTTCCTGGCAGGGCGACCCTCCTGCCTCGTGCTCGGAGACAATCTTCTCTATGGGCACAGCCTGAGCGGGACCCTTGGCCGGATCTCTGCGGCTTCCGAGGGAGCGACGATCTTCGCCTATCGGGTTTCGGATCCCACCGCTTATGGCGTCGTCGAGTTCGACGAGAGCGGCCGGGTGCTCTCGCTGGAGGAAAAGCCCAAGCGGCCCAAGTCGGCCTATGCGATTCCCGGCCTCTACTTTTATGACGGAAGAGCGTCGGAATTTGCCCGCTCCCTTCTCCCTTCGGCTCGGGGGGAGCTCGAGATCACGGATCTCAACCGCCGCTACCTGGCGGAAGGAACCCTCCGGGTGGAGCAACTGGGCCGAGGGATCGCCTGGCTCGACACGGGAACCCACGATGCGCTCGCCGATGCGAGCGCCTTCGTCCGGGCGATCGAGCACCGGCAGGGATTGAAGATCGCCTGCCTGGAGGAGATCGCTTGGAGCAAGGGGTGGATTGACCGCGAAGCCGTGCTTGCCCAAGCCGGGCGGATGGGGAGCTCGGCCTACGGGGACTATCTCCGGAAGCTCGTGGAGGAAGAAGATCGGACAGCTGCGGGGTCTTTATGA
- a CDS encoding LPS-assembly protein LptD, with amino-acid sequence MAAMRAQRQSPVERGGIHSSPFWRGISLRTASAWLLLLLSIWLGELPCSAPALPATDPNSPPGQVPVEINAQETHFVGGIATAVGNAVVHYGETTLYADRVSFDNRTRNIFADGNVRVYTGEKIFRAAHMVFNIDTKAITANDWGSVDLPLLASGEKLTTPEADHYHVDHGMYTVQNREHPSLQVKSRTMDIYSGDRVVMRDVVIYVSHVPILWLPAVSQSLDSDSETIFFTAGDNAYWGWFASILYTWKFNQELSARFNLTYYQDRGIGLGGLARFRPKNGYADLRFFGLPYDYGYLLNYSSLPRYDVGPNRLMASLQQRYELGQDLTLTTDLNYWTDPYIMEDFFYGLYPYNRQPNDVVWLNYYHTGFTLDLLVQDNLMSFFNGLNRLPELDFETNRAKIFHSPIAYESRWSMVNFEQQFSNLNPLTGNLFGMYYPWFPLNRFYQQQGLGNAYLLSNYGGWRWDTLQQISYPREYFHWLSLTPRLGVEGTYWSDQNVYGNAFNAPMPLMNQSQLTFDRGLLIAGLDASFKLSKTWSDVENEALGIHGLRHVIQPFATFQYIPNPYGNPYDILGFDSLMPTITPSLINPIDYPSVDSFFGMTYLRAGMTQRIQTKRNGQNYDLAELTLFTDANWDRKYNTLLMPTTDTVNEVYGTFDFRPVPWLMYHADLALPTYDQGFTNINNSVSWNFHKSNMITVGYQYLNHVTIPSSFFPVQQIGGGYLPINNLPPILAQISPNIQSSIYLSDFWRINENWQVSGSLLYMSEVGAVIMKTISIYRDLGDWMVSFNFQDYSFPGAQSIIMGSIGATLKAFPSLKPNYSFGSQ; translated from the coding sequence ATGGCAGCCATGCGAGCCCAGAGGCAATCGCCCGTGGAGCGGGGTGGAATCCATTCTTCCCCGTTCTGGCGAGGAATTTCTCTCCGGACCGCGTCGGCTTGGCTCCTTCTTCTCCTCTCGATCTGGCTCGGGGAGCTCCCCTGCTCTGCCCCGGCTCTCCCGGCGACCGATCCGAACAGCCCTCCCGGCCAGGTGCCGGTCGAAATCAACGCCCAGGAGACCCACTTTGTCGGGGGAATTGCGACCGCGGTGGGGAATGCGGTCGTCCATTACGGAGAGACCACTCTCTACGCCGATCGGGTCAGCTTCGATAACCGGACGCGCAACATCTTCGCCGACGGGAACGTCCGTGTCTACACGGGCGAAAAGATCTTCCGAGCCGCACACATGGTTTTCAACATCGATACCAAGGCGATTACGGCGAACGACTGGGGCTCGGTCGACCTTCCGCTTCTGGCGAGTGGGGAAAAGCTCACGACACCGGAAGCCGATCATTATCACGTCGATCACGGCATGTACACGGTGCAGAATCGAGAGCATCCCTCGCTCCAGGTAAAGTCCCGGACGATGGATATCTATTCCGGGGACCGGGTTGTCATGCGTGACGTCGTCATTTACGTAAGCCATGTTCCGATCCTCTGGCTTCCCGCCGTCAGCCAATCGCTCGACAGCGACTCGGAAACCATCTTTTTTACGGCCGGAGACAATGCCTACTGGGGCTGGTTTGCCTCCATCCTATACACGTGGAAATTTAACCAGGAGCTCTCCGCGCGGTTCAACTTGACCTACTATCAAGACCGTGGCATCGGGCTCGGCGGCCTCGCTCGGTTTCGGCCCAAGAACGGCTATGCGGATTTGCGCTTCTTCGGCTTGCCTTACGACTACGGCTATCTGCTCAACTACTCCTCGCTCCCTCGCTACGACGTGGGCCCCAATCGACTGATGGCGAGCCTGCAGCAGCGGTACGAGCTCGGCCAGGATCTCACGCTGACAACCGATTTAAACTATTGGACTGATCCTTATATCATGGAGGACTTTTTTTACGGACTCTATCCCTACAATCGGCAGCCAAACGACGTAGTCTGGCTCAACTACTATCATACCGGCTTCACGCTCGACCTCCTCGTCCAAGATAACCTGATGTCCTTCTTCAACGGGCTCAACCGTCTGCCAGAGCTCGACTTCGAAACGAATCGCGCGAAGATCTTCCATAGCCCGATCGCTTACGAAAGCCGCTGGAGCATGGTCAACTTCGAACAGCAGTTCTCCAACTTGAATCCGCTGACCGGGAATCTCTTCGGGATGTACTACCCCTGGTTCCCGCTGAATCGGTTTTATCAGCAGCAGGGGCTGGGGAACGCCTACCTCCTCAGCAACTATGGGGGCTGGCGCTGGGACACCTTGCAGCAGATCTCCTACCCGAGGGAGTATTTCCATTGGCTTTCCCTCACCCCCCGTCTGGGCGTCGAGGGAACCTACTGGTCGGATCAGAACGTCTACGGCAACGCGTTCAATGCGCCGATGCCACTGATGAACCAATCGCAGCTCACCTTCGATCGTGGCTTGCTCATCGCAGGCCTGGATGCATCGTTCAAGCTGTCGAAGACCTGGAGTGACGTGGAAAACGAAGCCTTGGGGATCCATGGCTTGCGCCACGTGATTCAGCCCTTTGCCACCTTCCAGTATATTCCGAACCCCTACGGCAATCCCTACGACATCCTGGGATTTGACAGCCTCATGCCGACGATTACGCCTTCGCTCATCAATCCGATCGACTATCCATCGGTCGACTCTTTTTTTGGCATGACCTACCTGCGCGCGGGGATGACCCAGCGGATTCAGACCAAGCGCAACGGCCAGAACTACGATCTGGCGGAGCTGACCCTCTTCACGGATGCGAACTGGGACCGGAAATACAACACCCTTCTCATGCCGACGACCGATACGGTGAACGAGGTCTATGGCACCTTCGACTTCAGGCCCGTCCCCTGGTTGATGTACCACGCCGATCTGGCACTACCGACGTATGACCAAGGCTTTACCAATATCAACAACAGCGTGTCCTGGAACTTTCACAAATCGAACATGATCACGGTCGGCTACCAGTACCTGAATCATGTGACCATTCCGAGCAGCTTTTTTCCGGTTCAGCAGATCGGCGGCGGGTATCTCCCGATCAATAACTTGCCGCCGATCCTGGCGCAAATTTCTCCCAACATACAGAGCAGCATCTACCTGTCGGATTTCTGGAGGATCAATGAGAATTGGCAGGTGAGCGGGAGTTTGTTGTACATGAGCGAAGTTGGCGCGGTGATCATGAAGACGATCTCGATCTATCGGGATCTGGGGGACTGGATGGTTTCGTTCAATTTCCAGGATTATAGTTTTCCGGGAGCCCAGTCGATCATCATGGGTTCGATCGGGGCGACCTTGAAGGCGTTTCCGTCGCTCAAGCCCAATTACAGTTTCGGCAGCCAGTAG
- a CDS encoding thioredoxin domain-containing protein produces MNRLATAKSPYLRQHAANPVDWYAWGGEAFAKAKAEGKAIFLSVGYATCHWCHVMAHESFEDPEVAELLNRAFVPVKVDREERPDVDQAYMAFVQATTGQGGWPMSVWLTPDLQPFYGGTYFPKSDRWGMVGFLSVLGQIEELWLRHREELVRRGEEIAGRLREALAGSRPAIVDGERAVERAFEEFARAFDPEWGGFGPKPKFPRPAALHFLLRYGASRSRRPEGERARSIVQQTLEAMARGGIRDQIGGGFHRYSVDRFWRVPHFEKMLYDQAQLASIYLERFGADGDARSEGIVREILDYLLRDLELPGGGFASGEDADSLPPEGGPAREGAFYLWRQSEISGLLDPAELALAVDLWGVQPEGNIPAASDPHQELAGRNILFEQEPIEGLAARHGLPREEMERKRKAAAAKLLRARGQRPRPAKDDKVVLGWNALAVSALARAGLLLGEERYWAAAERTVDFLLSTLFDPATGKLFRLYREGRGEVEAFAGDYAMLVQALLDLFELTQEAGWVERAVFFQDRMEALFRDPESGAYWTSGEGTSAVPFRLREEHDGAEPAPISLAATNLLRFSALLPEERWPGRLDALFRAEADQLVHGPTALPHLLAAYLDSARPPASVVVVGARSDPRARALLAAGASVLSWRRLILGIEPGRRFPFLGEKEEFYLSLPLPDGTPVAYLCQSFSCSEPISDPEILRMRLRNRS; encoded by the coding sequence ATGAACCGATTGGCGACGGCCAAGAGCCCCTACCTCCGGCAGCATGCGGCCAATCCGGTCGACTGGTATGCCTGGGGGGGCGAAGCCTTCGCCAAGGCCAAGGCCGAGGGGAAGGCGATCTTTCTCTCGGTCGGTTACGCCACCTGTCACTGGTGCCATGTGATGGCCCACGAGTCCTTCGAGGATCCCGAAGTCGCGGAGCTCCTCAACCGTGCCTTTGTGCCGGTGAAGGTCGACCGGGAGGAACGACCCGACGTAGACCAGGCGTACATGGCCTTCGTCCAGGCAACCACGGGACAAGGAGGCTGGCCGATGAGCGTCTGGTTGACCCCGGATCTTCAGCCGTTTTATGGAGGAACCTACTTCCCGAAGAGCGATCGGTGGGGGATGGTGGGATTCCTTTCCGTCTTGGGCCAGATCGAGGAACTCTGGTTGCGCCATCGGGAGGAGCTAGTGCGTCGCGGCGAGGAGATCGCGGGGCGGCTCCGAGAGGCCTTGGCTGGAAGCCGTCCCGCCATCGTGGATGGAGAGCGGGCGGTGGAACGCGCCTTCGAGGAGTTTGCGAGAGCCTTCGATCCCGAGTGGGGCGGGTTCGGCCCCAAGCCCAAGTTTCCGCGCCCCGCGGCCCTCCACTTCCTCCTGCGTTATGGCGCGAGCCGGTCCCGTCGGCCCGAGGGGGAGCGTGCTCGGTCGATCGTCCAGCAAACCCTGGAAGCGATGGCTCGTGGGGGCATCCGGGATCAGATCGGCGGAGGGTTCCACCGGTATTCGGTAGACCGTTTCTGGCGGGTGCCTCATTTCGAGAAGATGCTCTACGACCAGGCGCAGCTGGCCTCGATCTACCTGGAACGCTTTGGAGCCGATGGGGACGCCCGCTCGGAGGGAATCGTTCGGGAGATCCTCGACTATCTCTTGCGTGACCTGGAGCTTCCCGGCGGGGGATTTGCCTCTGGTGAGGATGCGGACAGCCTCCCTCCCGAAGGCGGCCCGGCCCGGGAAGGCGCTTTCTATCTCTGGAGGCAGAGCGAGATCTCGGGGCTCCTCGACCCTGCAGAATTGGCCTTAGCCGTCGATCTTTGGGGAGTGCAGCCGGAAGGAAACATCCCGGCGGCCAGCGATCCACACCAGGAGCTGGCCGGAAGGAACATTCTTTTCGAGCAGGAGCCGATCGAGGGGCTCGCCGCCCGGCACGGTCTTCCCCGGGAAGAAATGGAGCGGAAGCGGAAGGCGGCGGCCGCCAAGCTCTTGCGCGCACGGGGGCAACGGCCGAGGCCCGCGAAGGATGACAAGGTGGTGCTCGGCTGGAATGCCCTCGCCGTCTCGGCTCTCGCCCGCGCGGGCCTGCTCCTGGGTGAGGAGCGTTATTGGGCAGCGGCGGAGCGGACGGTCGACTTCCTTCTTTCGACGCTTTTCGATCCGGCAACGGGAAAGCTCTTTCGCCTCTATCGGGAGGGGCGGGGCGAGGTCGAGGCCTTTGCGGGAGACTATGCGATGCTCGTACAAGCGCTCCTCGATCTCTTCGAGCTGACGCAGGAGGCCGGCTGGGTCGAAAGGGCGGTCTTTTTTCAAGACCGAATGGAAGCCCTGTTCCGGGATCCGGAATCCGGCGCCTACTGGACGAGCGGAGAGGGGACGAGCGCCGTTCCGTTCCGGCTGCGGGAGGAGCATGACGGTGCGGAGCCAGCACCCATCTCGCTGGCGGCGACTAACCTCCTTCGCTTTTCCGCGCTTCTTCCGGAAGAGCGGTGGCCGGGGCGGCTCGATGCCCTCTTCCGTGCGGAGGCGGACCAGCTCGTCCACGGCCCGACCGCTCTGCCGCACCTCCTCGCGGCTTATCTTGACTCGGCCCGGCCGCCCGCATCCGTGGTCGTCGTGGGGGCGCGATCCGATCCGCGGGCCCGGGCTCTTCTGGCCGCCGGGGCGAGCGTGCTCTCCTGGCGGAGGCTAATCCTGGGAATCGAGCCGGG